The Trypanosoma brucei brucei TREU927 chromosome 9, whole genome shotgun sequence genome includes a window with the following:
- a CDS encoding radical SAM domain protein, putative, translating into MNKCKQAGRPMLSEQRRETLGSMYSLVGSHSAVKLCRWQKSMMRGMGGCYKWTMYGIESHRCMEATPSMACANKCVFCWRLNTNPTATEWKWQVDNPHDIVEGMLTSHKTLVHEVQGMPGVTAESLEEAKNPKHCALSLVGEPILYPKVNEFLHILHTKGISTFLVNNGQFPEAVENLATVTQLYLSVDAPNKEVMKILDRPVFADYWDRFNQSVLYMNQRRERTVFRLTMIDGFNMSEDNLREYKVLFEVGRPNFIELKRLTPAFSGNDRSILRMKNVPTWEGLKTYAARLCETILDGKEYSVASVHEHSGCILLAQNRFKVDGVWHTWIDFDKFNAMVLDPAVRPRIVADGYLRPTPDWALPDSQSAGFDPAQCRRITPRRQKYMDANEGSAP; encoded by the coding sequence ATGAACAAGTGCAAGCAAGCCGGTCGCCCGATGCTTTCGGAGCAGCGCCGGGAGACATTAGGTTCAATGTACAGTCTGGTCGGTAGCCACAGTGCAGTGAAACTATGCCGCTGGCAGAAGTCAATGATGCGTGGAATGGGCGGCTGTTACAAGTGGAcgatgtatggcattgagtcCCATCGCTGCATGGAGGCAACACCCAGCATGGCATGTGCCAACAAGTGTGTGTTCTGCTGGCGATTAAATACTAATCCTACAGCGACAGAGTGGAAATGGCAAGTCGATAACCCACACGACATTGTCGAGGGGATGTTGACCagccacaaaacccttgttcaTGAGGTGCAGGGTATGCCCGGTGTAACGGCTGAAAGCTtggaggaagcaaagaaCCCCAAGCACTGTGCCCTTTCTCTCGTGGGGGAGCCCATCTTATACCCCAAAGTTAATGAGTTTCTTCACATACTCCACACAAAGGGGATTTCTACGTTTCTTGTCAACAACGGTCAGTTCCCCGAAGCAGTGGAGAATTTGGCGACCGTCACACAGTTGTATTTGAGTGTTGACGCACCCAACAAGGAAGTGATGAAGATTTTAGACAGACCAGTTTTCGCTGATTACTGGGATCGCTTTAACCAAAGTGTCCTCTACATGAatcaaagaagggaaagaaccGTTTTTCGCCTGACGATGATCGATGGGTTCAATATGAGTGAGGACAACTTGCGAGAGTATAAGGTTCTCTTCGAGGTGGGTCGGCCAAACTTTATTGAGTTGAAACGGTTAACACCAGCGTTCTCTGGGAATGACAGGAGCATATTGAGGATGAAGAATGTTCCCACATGGGAGGGGTTGAAGACATACGCCGCTCGCTTGTGTGAGACTATACTCGATGGTAAGGAGTATAGTGTGGCATCAGTACACGAGCACTCTGGGTGCATTCTCTTGGCGCAAAATCGCTTCAAAGTTGATGGTGTTTGGCACACGTGGATCGATTTTGACAAGTTCAATGCCATGGTGCTCGATCCTGCTGTTCGGCCGCGGATTGTAGCCGATGGTTACCTGCGCCCTACACCTGATTGGGCTCTACCAGATTCTCAGAGTGCTGGTTTCGACCCAGCTCAGTGTAGGCGCATCACACCCCGACGTCAGAAGTACATGGATGCTAACGAGGGATCTGCCCCGTGA